In Oncorhynchus gorbuscha isolate QuinsamMale2020 ecotype Even-year linkage group LG08, OgorEven_v1.0, whole genome shotgun sequence, one genomic interval encodes:
- the LOC124040916 gene encoding 3-ketodihydrosphingosine reductase-like isoform X4: MLVNCAGTSFSGKFEEVEVERFRSPMEVNYLGSVYPTRAVIATMKERRMGRIMFVSSQADQIGMFGYTAYSPSKFSLRGLAESLQMEMKPYNIYVTVAYPPPPPDTDTSGLAEENRTKPLETRLISETSGVTQPEQVAKIVVKDAVDYTLTQPTPGREKIHWTLVLAGKKRETSSVMYSSYLPVTFTPSYLCFLPEVEAAG; this comes from the exons ATGCTGGTGAACTGTGCTGGGACGTCCTTCTCTGGGAAGtttgaggaggtggaggtggagcgcTTCAGA AGTCCGATGGAGGTGAACTACCTGGGCAGTGTGTATCCCACACGGGCCGTAATCGCCACTATGAAGGAGCGGAGGATGGGACGCATCATGTTTGTCTCCTCCCAGGCTGACCAGATCGGCATGTTTGGCTACACTGCCTACTCCCCGTCAAAGTTTTCCCTTCGTGGTCTGGCTGAGTCCCTGCAGATGGAA ATGAAGCCATATAACATTTATGTAACGGtggcctaccccccccccccccctgacacaGACACATCAGGACTAGCAGAGGAGAATAGGACGAAG CCTTTAGAGACCAGACTGATCTCCGAGACGTCTGGAGTGACTCAGCCGGAGCAGGTTGCTAAAATCGTGGTCAAGGATGCTGTG GACTATACACTGACTCAGCCTActccagggagagagaaaatccATTGGACACTGGTGTTGGCTGGGAAAAAAAGAGAAACCTCCTCTGTAATGTATTCCTCTTATTTGCCTGTCACTTTCACGCCATCTTATTTGTGTTTTTTACCTGAGGTAGAAGCGGCAGGTTAA